The DNA region GAGAGCTTGAAGATATGCTATGTTATTCTTCATCTTTGGGCTTCTGGTCATTTTTAGCTTTGCAACGGTAACAAATCCCATGAAAATCCAATCGGTGATCTACTACCGAAAAATTAAATTCCCGCTCCAGTCGCTCTTCAAGCGGTCCAAGCCAGTCTTCACGTATTTCATCCATACTTCCGCATTGAACACAGATTAAGTGATGATGGTGATGCTTGGATGTATCTCCGCGCAGATCATAACGCGCTACACCGTCGCCGAAGTTGATTTTCTCTACAACATGCAGCTCACTCAGCAGTTCGAGGGTACGGTACACGGTTGCCAGACCGATTTCGGGAGCCTTTTCTTTCACGAGCATGAATACGTCCTCTGCGCTCAGATGATCTTCTTCATTCTCAAGAAGTACTCTTACGGTGGCTTCCCGCTGGGGCGTTAATTTATATCCTTGGGACTGTAGTTGCTGCTTAATTTTATCGATCCGTGCTTCCATTTTCTCCCTCCCCCTAGGAAATCACTGCACACTGCAACTTAACCCACTTCTTTCATTATAGGGGGAGTACATAATTAAAGTCAACATTTTACACTGTTGCATGCAAGCTAGGCTGGAAGCAGCATCGGCGTGACCCAGCGCATCATCGCGGGAGTGACCCAGGTTTCAAAAGAGGCGACACCTAACAACAATGCAGCCATCACGAGAGTCAACACCATATAAGATGCAAAAGGTCTCTGGTTGCCTGTTGTCCGCTGCATCAATACCCGGTTCCGAATGATGTATAATGAAAAGGTCATCGCTGACACACTGCAAATCAGCAGGACAGGAATCACGAATAGATTATGTGGCGCAACCGATACCAATGCAAATAGAAGCCCTTTCCAGGAATACTGTCCAACAAGATAACCTACTGTAAAACCAATGAGCACCCCTTTCAGGAAATCGAGAACCAAAATGCCCGGCAGGCCAATGACCGATAAACCCAGAATAAAAATGAGCCCCACCCATTTCAAATGAAGCATGGCAATGTCCCAATAGGTACCAGTCTCGGTCACCTGCCCACTGTGCTGCACCGTCATAAAGAAATTGCCGAGATACCCCTCCAGATCCTGACGCTGCTCAAGAGACAAGGCGTTGACCATCAGGGCACCAAAGATGACTCCGACCAGAAACAAGACGGCCACGAATACATATAGCGAGGTTTGACCTTTAAATGTGAAGAAGGCAGAACGCATACAGGTACGAGTCCCCTTTCCGGTTATCATGCTGCAAGGATGTCGAGTGAAATCCTTATAGTCATTCTTATGAACCGGAACGCACACGTATGACTTCTTGTCCAGATTGCCCCTACCTCGAACTACTCTGTTACTTCTCTGGCGGTTACTTTCCCATAAGTACCTCCACCGCCGGAAGAGAGCACCAGTTCACCATCTCGAGCAGCAACGATAAGTCCTGCCAGAACGGGTCCTACCACCGCTGCAAGTTCATCTTCACTTGTCAGATGGAGTACGTTCATTTCCGTGCCAAAATGGTCCAGCAGCAGGCGCAGTTTGGCTTTACCCAGTCCTGGGATGAATTCCAGCGGCACCTGGTATTGATAGGCTGGCCTGCTGGCAGGGACATGCGGATTCTCCCGGTCAGCGATCGCCAATATGCGATCAAGCACGCCCTGAACAAGCTTCACACTGCCACAGTGTGGACAGCGTTCTGCTGACATTGCATGTTCGTCCATAATACTTCCACAGGATGCACAATAGGTACGGTGATATTTGCCGAGTCTTGGATTCAAACCGTAATTGGCGGTAATTCTTCTGCCCTCCTCTCCTTTAAGTGCCATGTTGAATTCGTCAAAAGAAGGTTTCGCGAGTTGCAACTCATTGTACTCTCGTCCGATCTTGCCCAGAGAATGTGCATCCGAGTTGGTCAGAAAGGGGACCTGATCCAGTTCCCGAATGTAACTGGCCATGGATGAGTCGGAGCTTAGGCCAAGCTCGACTGCATCGATCAGGTTCGTATCCAGCACATCAGCCATACGAGGAGCCGTACTGCCATATATGCCCTTATGCGGTGTAAAAACATGTGCAGGCACAATCAGTCCACCACGGGCCTTAATCTCGGCCTGCATCTCCAGAGCGGGTACATAGACTCGCTGAGAACTAAGGTTCACATTTTTCATATACCGTTTCATCCAGTCCGTAAAGGACTTCATCGTGCTTAGAGCCCGGAAATAGGCAAGCATATGAAATTCCCGCATTTCCGGTTCGCGCAGTTCCAGCTCCGTACCTAGCAGGATCGTTGTATCCTGATACGCAATTCCTCCGCCCTCTACCTCGGTCATGGTGCCGTTCTCCAGCAACTGCTCGATATCCATCTGTACCACGGGAGAATGACAATCAATGACGCCGAGTAAACGAATGCCTTTGCGATCCGAAGCTTCCCGAGCAATGTTCTCAAATGTCAGATCCCGGCTGCCACTAATTTTAACGGCTTCCCCGCGCGAAGTTCGTCCGATATGAATATGAAGGTCTGCATAACACGGCTCCCACATTGCAGATGATGTCCGTTGCTCATCCATTATTAAAACCGTCCTGTCGTTTTGTATAGGTCCCACGCATATACAGCCATCATCGTTTTGGCATCACTAATCCGGTTCTCATCCATCAGCTGGTATGCTTCTTCGATCGTAATTTCGGATACTTCCAGAAATTCATCTTCATCCAGAGCCATATCCCCGGCTTCCAGCTCCTCGGCGATGTACAAATGGATGATCTCATCCGCAAAACCTGGCGATGTGTAAAACGAACGCAGATGCTGCAGTGATTTGGCTACATAACCAGTCTCTTCGCGCAATTCACGTGCCGCTGCCACTTCAGGCTCTTCTCCTGGGTCCAGTTTACCTGCTGGAATCTCCACTTCGGTACGTCCCATAGCCTGACGATATTGATCAACAACCAGCATGCGATCTCCATTCAGGGCTAGGACCGCTACCGCTCCAGGATGACGGATAATCTCACGGGTAGCGGTCTGCCCATTGGGGAGCTTAACCGTGTCGACTTGAAGTGAAATAACTTTACCTTCAAAAATGGGCTGTGTGGATATCGTCTCTTCATCCAGTTTCGGATTAGCCGGGTGTATATGATTGGTTGAATTCGTTGGTTTCATGTATTCTTCAACTCCGCTTCCTAGAAATTGGTTCGTATACGTATAAACCTCAGTTTTTTGGCATATGGTGAGTCTATAGCGATTTTCAAACAAATATAGTGAATCAGGGGGACAACCAATGAACACTTATTTAACACCGCAATCCGTGCACGTGGTCGGACAAGCCAGACAAGTCCAGCTCATCCTCAAACAATGGATACGCGAGTGGGGTCCGGATGCCAAATTAAGCGACATGCTTGCTGGACGCAAATGATGCTGTTCATGGTGTAGTTATTCATACCCATGAAATATAATTTTTTTGCCAAAAAGTCCGAACACGGTGTGTACCGGATTCGGACTTTTCAGTTGTAGGCAGAGACCTTACACCTATTTTACGAAAAACACTCTTTACTTCTGGCTCGCAGCCGTTTCCTGAATAATCGCCACGACCACTTCGGACAGCTTCACAATATCTTCAGCGCGAATGCGTTCTTTTGTAGTATGAATATCTTCATAACCTACTGCCAGATTGACCGTAGGAATGTTGAAACCATTGAAGATGTTGGCATCACTGCCGCCACCGGATGCAAACGTGCTGGTCTCCAGCCCCAGGCTGCGAATGGCACGTTGTGCAAGCTGAACAACCTCATGCTCATCATGGAAGCCAAATGCAGGATACAGGATTTCACTTCTGAATTCAGCTGTTGCACCATATTTGCGGCATGTTGTTTCCAATGCTTCACGCATTTGTGCAATTTGCAATTCCACTTTTTCCTGCACAATGCTGCGAGCCTCCGCTTCAATCTGCACAAAATCGCAAACAACGTTCAGCGCTGATCCGCCCTGAAATTTGCCGATGTTCGCTGTAGTCTCTTCATCTATCCGTCCCAGCTTCATTGCCGCAATCGCTTTGGCAGCCACCTGAATGGCGCTGATGCCATCTTCCGGATTCACGCCCGCATGAGCGGATTTCCCATAGATCTTCATTTCAATTTCTGCTCTGGCCGGTGCTGCCACACAAATTGTACCCACAGCTCCGTTGGAATCCAGTGCATAACCGAACTCAGCTTCAATATCCTTCGGATTCATGGCACGTGCTCCGACCAGGCCTGATTCTTCACCTACAGTGATCACGAACTGAATTTTACCATGCGGCATGTTGTTCTCCTGGATGACCCGAATGGCTTCAAACAAAGCGGCAATCCCCGCCTTATCATCTGCACCCAGAATTGTCGTACCATCACTGCGAATCCAACCGTCTTCACCGAGCTGAGGTTTAATCCCCTGTCCCGGTGTTACAGTATCCATATGGCATGTAAAAAAAATCGGTGCGGCCGCTTCATTCCCCTCGGCTTCCCAGGTAATAACTAGATTCCCTGCACCATGTCCGGTTTTTTCCGTCGTATCATCCTCATATACGTTGAGGCCCAGCTGAGTAAATTGTTCTTTTAATACTTCTGATATATTCTGCTCATGGGTTGTCTCACTATCCATTTGCACCAGTTCCATAAACTGATCAATGACACGCTGCTGTTTTATCATAGGACTTTCCTACCTTTCGTCGATACGGTACAATACAATTACTATGGTCTGTTTATTCATTTGTTGAAAGGAGTTTCTCATCATGCAAAAAAAGAAATGGTTCCGCATCATTATCTATCTCATGCTGCTCGCCATGATTGGGTCCACCCTTTTCATCGCGCTCGAACCTTTATTGTTCGGATAGAACCCTGAAGCCTTTGGACTGTCTTAATCACAGACGGTGAAAGGCTTCTTTTTCTGTAATCCAGGTAATCTCATACGGGAAGATCCGGTTAAAGTATGGAACGATCTCCTGCGCAACCTGTTCCACAGTGTACGACTTGCCTGTGATATCCTCCAACGAAGTGACACCATACTGCTCAATACCACAAGGAATAATCCCCTGAAAACCTGCGTGCTGAATGCCGGAAGTGATATTAAAAGCAAATCCGTGACTCGTCACGAAACCGCGACGATGTTTACACCGATTGAACTTTACGCCGATAGCGGCAATTTTCAGATCACCGATCCATACTCCCGTGTAAGCCTCTTTGCGTCCCGCTTCAATCCCCTGATCAGCCAGGTAATCAATAATCATCTGTTCCAGCCTGCGTAAATAGCCATGCAGATCCAAAGCTTCATCCCGCCCGAGCACGAGTAACGGGTAACCTACCAGTTGGCCTGGGCCATGATAAGTAATATCCCCGCCGCGGTCAATTTGAAACAAGGAGATGCCTTGCTCCCGCAGTTCCTCCTGACTAAGAAGCAGGTGCTCCGGGTGATTCTGTGAACCGATCGTATACGTAGGCGGATGCTGGAGCAGCAGCATCTGTTCCGCTCCTTCTCCCTCGTCGAGTTGCTGCACAATCGCTTTCTGGCGGTTCCAAGCTTCTTCATAATCAAGCATCGGTATGTAGGCAACATCCAGCGGCTTGCTCATGATTCCTCCACCCTTCTGGTTCAATGTTCATTGTATTGTAAGAAAGCCTTTAATTGAAAAAAGCGGGAAAAGTGCACGGCCGGAGGCTCATACACTTTCCCGTCATCCATCTATTTAGCAAATTGCATCATTTAAACAGATTATCAAAATGTTGCAATCGCTCTACTTAATACACTTTGGTATCCATTGTGTAACCTTCGAGGTTTTCTTTTACACGTTGCAGGAAACGTCCGCAGATGACTCCATCCAGAATACGATGATCCAAGGAAAGACAAAGGTTCGCCATGGAACGGACAGCAATCATGTCATTGATGACCACAGGTTTCTTGACAATGGACTCAAATGTAAGAATCGCCGCCTGCGGGTAGTTAATAATAGGTTGCGACAGAATCGAACCAAATGATCCCGTATTGTTGACCGTGAATGTACCTCCCTGCATATGGTCCAGCTTCAAAGTACCTTCACGTGTTTTACGTGCCAGATCATCAATCTCGCGAGCCAGTCCAGCGATATTGCGCTGATCCGCATGTTTGATAACAGGTGTCAGCACAGAGTCTTCTGTACCCACCGCCATGGACAGGTTGATATCCCGTTTGACAATAATTTTGTCGACAGCCCAAACAGAGTTCATGATTGGATAGTCTTTAATTGCGTTGACGACACCCTTCATCATGAAGGACAGATACGTCAGGTTGATGCCTTCCTTACGCTTGAACTCATCCTTGAGTTTGTTGCGCAGCATCACCAGATTGGTCACGTCCACTTCAATCATCGTCCACGCGTGCGGGATTTCCGATACGCTTTGACGCATATTACGAGCAATCGCATTTCGAACTGGGGTAACGTCGATGAAATACTCCGATCTTCCCTGTCCGCCGCCCTCGACTTCGATTTGTGGGATTTTCGGACTTTCGGTCAGATGTATGCCGGAATGTCTTACAGGAACGCCTGCGTCGGCTGCAGGGACTGTCTCTCCCGCTGATACACTCAAGTCTCCACTCACCCGATTCAATCCGCTAAAAGGAGAACCTGAAGGCACTCCCGAAGAGGCATGCTGTCCAGCTGCAGCAGAAGACTGAACAGACGCTGCACCCGTGTTTCCACCCTGGGCAACGAAAGCCAGCACATCCTTACGAGTAATCCGCCCACCTGCTCCAGAACCCTGAATATTCTGCAAGTTCAGACCGTGTTCGGCTGCCAGTGATTGCACTGCAGGGGAATACCGGTTGCGCATTGGCTGATTGGGATCATGAACTCCCGTACTCGCTGCACCTGATGCAGGTGTGTAACTCGTACGCTGTTGTACATGGCCTTGAGCCTCATTCTGCTGCTGCGTGGTTGGTGTTACTTGCTCTGCCGCTTCCTCATCAGAAGCTGCCACCTGCATGCGGCAAATGGCTTCACCTACAGCAATGGTTGTGCCCTCTTCCACCAAAAGATCGCCCATAATTCCATCTACAGTGGATGGAATCTCAGCATTGACTTTATCG from Paenibacillus sp. JNUCC-31 includes:
- the spoIIM gene encoding stage II sporulation protein M; its protein translation is MRSAFFTFKGQTSLYVFVAVLFLVGVIFGALMVNALSLEQRQDLEGYLGNFFMTVQHSGQVTETGTYWDIAMLHLKWVGLIFILGLSVIGLPGILVLDFLKGVLIGFTVGYLVGQYSWKGLLFALVSVAPHNLFVIPVLLICSVSAMTFSLYIIRNRVLMQRTTGNQRPFASYMVLTLVMAALLLGVASFETWVTPAMMRWVTPMLLPA
- a CDS encoding dihydrolipoamide acetyltransferase family protein, translated to MSMKWIEVIMPQLAESLVSATIAKWLKKPGDRVEQYEPICEVITDKVNAEIPSTVDGIMGDLLVEEGTTIAVGEAICRMQVAASDEEAAEQVTPTTQQQNEAQGHVQQRTSYTPASGAASTGVHDPNQPMRNRYSPAVQSLAAEHGLNLQNIQGSGAGGRITRKDVLAFVAQGGNTGAASVQSSAAAGQHASSGVPSGSPFSGLNRVSGDLSVSAGETVPAADAGVPVRHSGIHLTESPKIPQIEVEGGGQGRSEYFIDVTPVRNAIARNMRQSVSEIPHAWTMIEVDVTNLVMLRNKLKDEFKRKEGINLTYLSFMMKGVVNAIKDYPIMNSVWAVDKIIVKRDINLSMAVGTEDSVLTPVIKHADQRNIAGLAREIDDLARKTREGTLKLDHMQGGTFTVNNTGSFGSILSQPIINYPQAAILTFESIVKKPVVINDMIAVRSMANLCLSLDHRILDGVICGRFLQRVKENLEGYTMDTKVY
- a CDS encoding M20/M25/M40 family metallo-hydrolase, yielding MIKQQRVIDQFMELVQMDSETTHEQNISEVLKEQFTQLGLNVYEDDTTEKTGHGAGNLVITWEAEGNEAAAPIFFTCHMDTVTPGQGIKPQLGEDGWIRSDGTTILGADDKAGIAALFEAIRVIQENNMPHGKIQFVITVGEESGLVGARAMNPKDIEAEFGYALDSNGAVGTICVAAPARAEIEMKIYGKSAHAGVNPEDGISAIQVAAKAIAAMKLGRIDEETTANIGKFQGGSALNVVCDFVQIEAEARSIVQEKVELQIAQMREALETTCRKYGATAEFRSEILYPAFGFHDEHEVVQLAQRAIRSLGLETSTFASGGGSDANIFNGFNIPTVNLAVGYEDIHTTKERIRAEDIVKLSEVVVAIIQETAASQK
- the prli42 gene encoding stressosome-associated protein Prli42 → MQKKKWFRIIIYLMLLAMIGSTLFIALEPLLFG
- a CDS encoding endonuclease Q family protein; this translates as MDEQRTSSAMWEPCYADLHIHIGRTSRGEAVKISGSRDLTFENIAREASDRKGIRLLGVIDCHSPVVQMDIEQLLENGTMTEVEGGGIAYQDTTILLGTELELREPEMREFHMLAYFRALSTMKSFTDWMKRYMKNVNLSSQRVYVPALEMQAEIKARGGLIVPAHVFTPHKGIYGSTAPRMADVLDTNLIDAVELGLSSDSSMASYIRELDQVPFLTNSDAHSLGKIGREYNELQLAKPSFDEFNMALKGEEGRRITANYGLNPRLGKYHRTYCASCGSIMDEHAMSAERCPHCGSVKLVQGVLDRILAIADRENPHVPASRPAYQYQVPLEFIPGLGKAKLRLLLDHFGTEMNVLHLTSEDELAAVVGPVLAGLIVAARDGELVLSSGGGGTYGKVTAREVTE
- a CDS encoding ferric iron uptake transcriptional regulator, which encodes MEARIDKIKQQLQSQGYKLTPQREATVRVLLENEEDHLSAEDVFMLVKEKAPEIGLATVYRTLELLSELHVVEKINFGDGVARYDLRGDTSKHHHHHLICVQCGSMDEIREDWLGPLEERLEREFNFSVVDHRLDFHGICYRCKAKNDQKPKDEE
- the lipB gene encoding lipoyl(octanoyl) transferase LipB; this encodes MSKPLDVAYIPMLDYEEAWNRQKAIVQQLDEGEGAEQMLLLQHPPTYTIGSQNHPEHLLLSQEELREQGISLFQIDRGGDITYHGPGQLVGYPLLVLGRDEALDLHGYLRRLEQMIIDYLADQGIEAGRKEAYTGVWIGDLKIAAIGVKFNRCKHRRGFVTSHGFAFNITSGIQHAGFQGIIPCGIEQYGVTSLEDITGKSYTVEQVAQEIVPYFNRIFPYEITWITEKEAFHRL
- a CDS encoding Z-ring formation inhibitor MciZ; protein product: MNTYLTPQSVHVVGQARQVQLILKQWIREWGPDAKLSDMLAGRK
- a CDS encoding NUDIX domain-containing protein, producing the protein MKPTNSTNHIHPANPKLDEETISTQPIFEGKVISLQVDTVKLPNGQTATREIIRHPGAVAVLALNGDRMLVVDQYRQAMGRTEVEIPAGKLDPGEEPEVAAARELREETGYVAKSLQHLRSFYTSPGFADEIIHLYIAEELEAGDMALDEDEFLEVSEITIEEAYQLMDENRISDAKTMMAVYAWDLYKTTGRF